The Salmo salar unplaced genomic scaffold, Ssal_v3.1, whole genome shotgun sequence genome has a window encoding:
- the LOC123732725 gene encoding cleavage and polyadenylation specificity factor subunit 4, with translation MQDLIATVDHIKFDLEIAVEQQLGAQPLPFPGMDKSGAAVCEFFMRAACLKGGMCPFRHISGEKTVVCKHWLRGLCKKGDQCEFLHEYDMTKMPECYFYSKFGECSNKECPFLHIDPESKIKDCPWYDRGFCKHGPDCRHRHTRRVICMNYLVGFCPEGRSCKFMHPRFELPMGATEQPPLPAQILGHQKPLPSLGRSSLSLIQLTNPGGGAGPHQHQHHQRQPYSSGPSMHQHHNNMGGGNRGPRPLDQVTCYKCGEKGHYANKCTKGHLAFLSGQ, from the exons ATGCAGGACCTGATAGCCACCGTGGACCACATCAAGTTTGATCTAGAGATAGCTGTGGAGCAGCAGCTGGGGGCTCAGCCTCTCCCTTTCCCCGGGATGGACA agtcCGGGGCTGCTGTGTGTGAGTTCTTCATGAGAGCGGCCTGTCTCAAAG gtgggatgTGTCCTTTCCGTCACATCAGTGGGGAGAAGACAGTGGTGTGTAAACACTGGCTCAGAGGACTCTGTAAGAAGGGAGATCAGTGTGAGTTTCTACACGAGTACGACATGACCAAGATGCCCGAGTGTTACTTCTACTCCAAGTTCG gAGAGTGCAGTAACAAGGAGTGTCCGTTCCTCCACATCGACCCAGAGTCTAAGATCAAAGACTGCCCCTGGTATGACAGAGGCTTCTGCAAACATG gtCCAGACTGCAGACACCGCCACACCAGAAGAGTGATCTGTATGAACTACTTGGTCGGGTTCTGTCCAGAGGGCCGGTCCTGTAAATTCATGCA CCCGCGGTTTGAACTGCCAATGGGAGCCACCGAACAGCCTCctctaccagcacagatactgggacaccagaag CCGTTGCCTTCGCTCGGCCGCTCGTCCCTGTCACTCATCCAGCTGACCAATCCCGGTGGAGGGGCGGGCCCTCACCAGCATCAACACCATCAACGCCAGCCGTACTCCTCCGGTCCCAGCATGCATCAGCACCACAACAACATGGGAGGAGGGAACAGGGGGCCGCGCCCACTAGACCAGGTCACCTGCTAcaag tgtggtGAGAAGGGCCACTACGCCAACAAATGCACCAAAGGACACCTGGCCTTCCTCAGCGGACAGTAA
- the LOC123732728 gene encoding protein BUD31 homolog → MPKVKRSRKPPPDGWELIEPTLDELDQKMREAETEPHEGKRKVESLWPIFRLHHQRSRYIFDLFYKRKAISRELYDYCIKESYADKNLIAKWKKQGYENLCCLRCIQTRDTNFGTNCICRVPKSKLEVGRIIECTHCGCRGCSG, encoded by the exons ATGCCGAAAGTAAAGAGGAGCAGGAAACCACCTCCCGATGGCTGGGAGTTGATTGAACCGACTTTGGACGAATTAGACCAAAAAATGAGagaag CCGAGACGGAGCCTCACGAGGGAAAGCGGAAGGTGGAGTCCCTGTGGCCGATATTCAGACTGCATCATCAGAGGAGCAGATATATCTTCGACTTGTTCTACAAGAGGAAGGCCATCAGCAGAG agctgtATGACTACTGTATAAAGGAGAGTTATGCTGATAAGAATCTGATCGCTAAGTGGAAGAAACAGGGATACGAGAACCTGTGCTGTCTTCGATGCATCCAGACACGGGACACCAACTTTGGGACCAACTGCATCTgcagagtccccaagagcaagctggaggtg gggaggATTATAGAGTGTACCCACTGTGGTTGCCGAGGCTGCTCCGGCTGA